In one Ictalurus punctatus breed USDA103 chromosome 19, Coco_2.0, whole genome shotgun sequence genomic region, the following are encoded:
- the tspan9b gene encoding tetraspanin-9, protein MARGCMCCVKYMMFLFNLIFWLSGCGLLGVGIWLSMSQGSFATFSPSFPSLSAANLVIILGSIVMVTGFLGWMGAIKENKFLLLSFFIVLLIILLAELILLILFFVYTDKVSEYAKQDLKEGLQLYNSDNNVGLRNAWNIIQSELQCCGVTGYTDWYDALPDKTVPDRCCQEYYKDCGRNASTVFWSQGCYGKVVDWLDDNKHLLGTIAMCVLVIQLLGMAFSMTLYQQIHRTGKKYSA, encoded by the exons CTGTCAGGATGTGGTCTGCTGGGAGTAGGGATCTGGCTCTCCATGTCTCAGGGGAGCTTTGCCAcattctctccctccttccccTCACTCTCAGCCGCCAACCTGGTCATCATCCTGGGCTCCATCGTCATGGTGACAGGCTTCCTGGGCTGGATGGGCGCCATCAAGGAGAACAAGTTCCTGTTGCTGAGT TTCTTCATTGTCCTGCTGATAATTCTGCTGGCAGAGTTGATTCTGCTCATCCTCTTCTTTGTGTATACAGACAAG GTGAGTGAGTACGCAAAGCAGGACCTGAAGGAGGGTCTACAGCTGTACAACTCCGACAACAACGTCGGCCTGCGCAACGCATGGAACATCATCCagtctgag ttgcagtgctgtggtgtaactGGATACACCGACTGGTACGATGCCCTCCCTGACAAGACAGTCCCAGACCGATGTTGTCAGGAGTATTATAAAGATTGTGGGCGCAATGCCAGTACCGTCTTCTGGTCTCAG GGCTGCTACGGGAAGGTTGTGGACTGGCTGGACGATAACAAACACCTCTTGGGCACTATTGctatgtgtgtgttggtcatACAG CTCCTCGGCATGGCGTTCTCCATGACCCTGTACCAGCAGATTCACAGAACGGGGAAGAAGTACAGTGcctaa